A stretch of Lactiplantibacillus brownii DNA encodes these proteins:
- a CDS encoding CvfD/Ygs/GSP13 family RNA-binding post-transcriptional regulator: MSNYRIGMQVHGHVTGIQPYGAFVTLDADHQGLIHISECHEGYVKSISDYLKVGQAVDVVILDIDEYTGKISLSLRCVESRPQHTTSDLEIYKTFRHKHFWTNRHVHAGFDPIAKNLDGWIDDSLNRLKEEAHS, encoded by the coding sequence ATGAGTAATTATCGAATTGGCATGCAAGTACATGGTCACGTGACTGGCATTCAACCATATGGTGCTTTTGTCACTTTGGATGCCGATCATCAGGGATTGATTCATATCTCCGAATGTCACGAAGGCTATGTGAAGAGTATCAGTGATTATTTGAAAGTTGGTCAAGCCGTTGATGTCGTTATTTTAGACATTGACGAGTACACTGGAAAAATCAGCTTATCACTACGCTGTGTCGAAAGCCGACCACAGCATACGACTAGTGATCTAGAGATCTATAAAACTTTTCGACATAAACATTTTTGGACGAATCGGCATGTCCATGCTGGCTTTGATCCGATTGCTAAGAATTTGGACGGTTGGATCGATGATTCATTGAATCGTTTAAAGGAAGAGGCACATTCATGA
- a CDS encoding peptidylprolyl isomerase, whose amino-acid sequence MAFPQLDLSQVEGPKATIKTNYGDIKVQLFPKQAPKSVENFVGLAKKGYYDGIIFHRVIPDFMIQGGDPTGTGMGGESLWGNQFEDEFSSEVFNMRGALSMANAGPNTNGSQFFIVQKPQLDPGMADQMKQAGYPEEVVTAYGNGGTPWLDFRHTVFGAVSDGMAVVDDIAAVATAGQDKPVKDVVIQTITIED is encoded by the coding sequence GTGGCATTTCCACAACTAGATTTATCACAGGTCGAAGGACCTAAGGCAACCATTAAAACCAATTATGGTGATATCAAGGTACAACTATTCCCTAAGCAAGCACCTAAGAGTGTTGAAAACTTTGTTGGTTTGGCGAAAAAGGGTTACTATGATGGCATTATTTTTCATCGGGTCATTCCTGATTTCATGATTCAAGGTGGCGATCCAACGGGGACTGGCATGGGTGGTGAAAGCCTGTGGGGTAACCAATTTGAAGATGAGTTCTCATCAGAAGTCTTCAATATGCGTGGGGCGTTATCAATGGCGAATGCTGGACCAAATACCAATGGCAGTCAATTTTTCATTGTTCAAAAGCCACAGTTAGATCCTGGCATGGCTGATCAGATGAAGCAAGCTGGTTATCCAGAAGAAGTGGTGACTGCTTATGGTAATGGTGGGACACCGTGGTTAGATTTCCGCCACACAGTGTTTGGTGCAGTTAGTGATGGCATGGCTGTTGTTGATGATATTGCTGCAGTTGCGACTGCTGGACAAGATAAACCAGTCAAAGATGTCGTGATTCAAACAATTACCATTGAAGATTAA
- a CDS encoding VTT domain-containing protein, whose amino-acid sequence MSFLVDFVLHIDQHLVTIVNSFGIWTYLILFAIIFIETGAVILPFLPGDSLLFAACALAANPTYGLHIWSFVLLFLVAALAGDSLNFLIGHSLGEALTRTSWFGRLINQKQLAKSEKFFEKHGGITVTIARFMPIIRTFVPFVAASSRMAYRQFIRYNVIGCLLWVALCCGGGYFFGNIPFVKEHFSLVVLGIIVVSLIPAVFSAMKARFSHAPESED is encoded by the coding sequence ATGAGCTTTTTAGTTGATTTCGTGCTCCATATTGATCAACACTTGGTCACAATCGTCAACAGTTTTGGGATTTGGACTTACTTAATCCTTTTCGCCATCATCTTCATTGAAACTGGTGCGGTGATCTTACCATTCTTACCAGGTGATTCGCTGCTATTTGCCGCTTGCGCGCTTGCAGCCAACCCGACATACGGCTTGCACATCTGGTCCTTTGTGTTGTTATTCTTAGTTGCGGCACTTGCCGGTGACTCATTAAACTTTTTAATTGGGCATTCGCTTGGAGAAGCGTTGACGCGAACTTCGTGGTTCGGTCGGCTCATCAATCAAAAACAACTTGCGAAGTCTGAAAAGTTCTTCGAAAAACATGGTGGCATCACGGTCACGATTGCGCGTTTCATGCCAATTATCCGAACCTTTGTCCCCTTCGTTGCTGCTAGCAGTCGCATGGCCTATCGTCAATTCATCCGCTATAACGTCATTGGTTGTCTTCTCTGGGTCGCCCTCTGTTGCGGCGGCGGTTACTTCTTCGGTAACATTCCGTTCGTCAAAGAACATTTTTCATTAGTCGTACTGGGCATTATCGTGGTTTCATTAATTCCCGCTGTCTTTTCGGCGATGAAAGCGCGCTTCTCACACGCACCCGAAAGCGAAGATTAG
- a CDS encoding TIGR01906 family membrane protein, with product MAWLNKGKNWLQWLGLYLWLVSGTIILTINASWLYYFNARWQQLGHLVNLSTGRLMTNYFQLLAYLNFPWVSRLKMADFTDSTSALIHFADVKNLFLLDYAVFIVTCVTTYYLWRRLKRDQQLWRFVLPMQTALWVPPLIAAAMAVNFDQFFVFFHKVLFRNSDWLFDPLFDRIIIVLPDTFFLQCFVLAFVILEWSFAYYLSVGKQALKQLN from the coding sequence ATGGCGTGGCTAAATAAAGGTAAAAATTGGTTACAGTGGCTGGGACTCTATTTGTGGTTAGTCAGTGGGACGATCATTCTCACGATTAATGCGAGCTGGTTATACTATTTTAATGCACGTTGGCAGCAACTGGGCCATTTGGTGAACCTATCTACCGGCCGGTTAATGACCAATTATTTTCAGTTGCTGGCTTATCTGAATTTTCCGTGGGTCAGCCGGCTCAAGATGGCCGATTTTACGGACTCCACGAGTGCTTTGATTCACTTTGCGGATGTCAAAAATCTGTTTTTACTGGACTATGCGGTATTTATCGTGACTTGTGTGACGACCTATTATTTGTGGCGTCGGCTTAAACGCGACCAGCAACTTTGGCGTTTTGTGTTGCCAATGCAGACGGCACTCTGGGTACCACCGTTAATCGCCGCGGCAATGGCGGTAAACTTTGATCAGTTTTTTGTGTTCTTCCATAAGGTCTTATTCCGCAATTCGGATTGGCTATTTGACCCATTATTTGATCGCATCATTATCGTATTGCCGGATACCTTCTTTTTACAGTGTTTTGTCTTGGCTTTTGTGATCTTAGAGTGGTCGTTTGCCTACTATCTGTCTGTGGGTAAACAAGCCTTGAAACAATTAAACTAA
- a CDS encoding TIGR01457 family HAD-type hydrolase: MSKYKGYLIDLDGTVYRGSERIPAAKRFIERLQATETDFLLVTNNTTKSPEDVAENLAHNHDIHVSPANVYTAALATADYVNDLAGHGEKTMYVIGELGLKGAMLEKGFQFEEKAPRYVIVGLDYDVTYHKFELATLAIKRGAKFIGTNADTNLPNERGLVPGAGSVIAMVERATQQRATYVGKPETIIMQKAVDRIGLDKRDCVMVGDNYMTDISAAINFDMDSLLVYTGVSTPELVAKQSVKPTNEVNSLDEWDLENGVAK; encoded by the coding sequence GTGAGTAAATACAAGGGATATTTAATTGATTTAGATGGGACTGTTTATCGTGGGAGTGAACGCATTCCAGCTGCTAAACGGTTTATTGAACGGTTACAAGCGACGGAGACCGACTTTTTGTTAGTCACGAATAACACCACCAAGTCACCAGAAGATGTTGCAGAAAATTTGGCTCATAACCATGATATTCATGTTAGTCCGGCGAATGTCTATACCGCCGCACTTGCAACGGCTGATTATGTCAATGACTTGGCTGGTCATGGCGAGAAGACCATGTATGTGATTGGTGAACTCGGTTTAAAGGGTGCGATGCTCGAAAAAGGGTTTCAATTTGAAGAGAAGGCCCCACGTTATGTCATTGTTGGTTTAGACTATGACGTGACTTACCATAAATTTGAACTAGCGACCTTGGCTATCAAGCGTGGCGCTAAATTTATCGGGACCAATGCCGATACGAATCTACCTAATGAACGTGGCTTAGTGCCTGGTGCTGGTTCAGTGATCGCGATGGTTGAACGTGCGACACAGCAACGCGCCACTTATGTTGGCAAGCCAGAAACGATTATTATGCAAAAGGCGGTCGATCGTATTGGTTTGGACAAGCGCGATTGTGTCATGGTCGGTGATAACTATATGACCGATATTTCAGCAGCAATTAACTTTGATATGGATTCATTATTGGTTTACACCGGGGTTTCTACGCCTGAATTGGTTGCGAAGCAGTCTGTTAAGCCGACAAATGAAGTCAATTCATTGGACGAATGGGACTTAGAAAATGGCGTGGCTAAATAA
- a CDS encoding YutD family protein yields MNRDHIDELAAQQAERRQSLYQGVRTDKTHIEVNKHPFEIVLDYHEGFDLDKFTERYSTILNKYDYLVGDWGFEQLRLKGFFKDDTKDVQRSQTIGTVQDYLYEYCNFGCAYFILKNERVIKPKKTSHARKDDRRGKRTNGNSNNNTTQSRSRSNRNSSKLKQRRRNKPFTTKHKAAPFSEKKQQPAKVNAGSGHQARTSKPANGKRHFTIRQK; encoded by the coding sequence TTGAATCGCGATCACATCGATGAATTGGCCGCACAGCAGGCCGAACGACGTCAGAGCTTATATCAAGGTGTCCGCACGGATAAGACCCATATTGAAGTGAACAAACATCCGTTTGAGATTGTTTTGGACTATCATGAAGGCTTTGATTTAGATAAATTTACAGAGCGATACAGCACGATTCTCAACAAGTACGACTATTTAGTTGGCGATTGGGGATTTGAACAGCTGCGGTTGAAGGGCTTTTTTAAGGATGATACCAAGGATGTTCAGCGCTCTCAGACGATTGGAACGGTGCAGGATTATTTATATGAATATTGTAATTTTGGTTGCGCCTATTTCATTTTAAAGAACGAACGCGTTATTAAGCCGAAAAAGACTAGTCATGCGCGCAAGGATGACCGGCGCGGCAAGCGGACTAATGGGAATAGTAATAATAATACGACCCAATCTCGTAGTCGGAGCAATCGAAACAGTAGCAAGCTGAAGCAACGTCGACGCAACAAACCGTTTACAACGAAACATAAAGCGGCGCCGTTTAGTGAAAAAAAGCAGCAACCGGCAAAAGTAAACGCTGGTAGTGGCCATCAAGCTCGAACGAGTAAACCAGCGAATGGTAAACGGCATTTTACGATTCGCCAGAAGTAG
- a CDS encoding bifunctional metallophosphatase/5'-nucleotidase — MSEQITILHTNDLHSHFENWPRIRRYLADQRQFHQGAGQTVLTVDLGDAVDRAHPLSEATRGRANVQLLNQVGYDAVTIGNNEGLGLTHAELDQLYQQANFDVVLDNLTDTQSGTQPQWAKPAKLVTTAGGTRILLLAFTAPFTLTYPLNGWTPASVKVRLPQLMAAYAGQYDVLIVMSHLGINVDRWLAKHYPGIDVIIGSHTHHLLVNGEMDHGVLVAAAGKYGEHVGQINLTINAAHHVCQQQAQTVATKTLPVMATDASEIAAWQQKGEQLLSQQVIATVPQQLQPHWHHASALTALGLKAITSYAGTDLGMLNGGLFMRDLPAGDVNLNDMHTMLPHAMHVIRVTLTGQDLWRLIYEMELARPFLNKFQIHGMGFRGQIFGYIQYQGLQWRAETHTLLVNDAPVVPTATYQIALLDHHLFIPFFPTLNISGQTEILFKEFLRTVVGDYLATQFPHQE, encoded by the coding sequence ATGAGTGAACAGATCACGATTTTGCACACGAATGATTTACATTCGCATTTTGAAAATTGGCCACGGATTCGGCGTTATTTAGCTGATCAGCGCCAATTTCATCAAGGTGCCGGTCAAACCGTTCTCACGGTCGACCTAGGAGACGCCGTCGATCGTGCCCATCCGTTGTCAGAAGCCACTCGTGGACGGGCAAATGTTCAATTATTGAATCAAGTGGGTTATGACGCCGTGACGATTGGAAACAATGAAGGCTTGGGATTGACTCATGCCGAATTGGACCAACTTTATCAGCAGGCTAATTTTGACGTGGTCTTGGATAATCTCACGGATACTCAGAGTGGCACCCAACCGCAATGGGCCAAGCCGGCTAAATTAGTGACGACGGCAGGTGGGACTCGAATTTTATTGTTAGCATTTACGGCGCCCTTTACGCTGACTTATCCCTTAAATGGCTGGACCCCCGCGAGTGTGAAAGTCCGATTACCACAATTAATGGCGGCCTATGCGGGTCAATATGATGTGCTAATTGTGATGTCACATTTAGGCATCAATGTAGATCGTTGGCTAGCTAAACACTATCCGGGCATTGATGTGATCATCGGTAGTCATACGCATCATTTATTGGTGAATGGTGAAATGGATCACGGGGTGCTGGTGGCTGCGGCCGGTAAATATGGTGAACATGTGGGTCAGATCAATCTGACCATCAACGCTGCGCATCATGTTTGTCAGCAGCAGGCTCAAACCGTTGCGACCAAGACGTTACCAGTCATGGCGACGGATGCCAGTGAGATTGCGGCTTGGCAACAAAAAGGTGAACAGCTGTTATCACAACAAGTGATTGCGACGGTTCCACAACAACTGCAACCACATTGGCATCATGCCAGTGCCTTGACTGCGCTGGGATTAAAAGCCATCACGAGTTATGCTGGCACTGATTTAGGGATGCTTAACGGTGGGCTATTTATGCGTGATCTACCAGCGGGTGACGTCAATTTGAATGACATGCATACCATGTTGCCACACGCCATGCATGTCATTCGGGTCACGTTGACTGGTCAAGACCTCTGGCGACTCATTTATGAAATGGAATTAGCACGACCATTTTTAAACAAATTTCAGATTCATGGCATGGGGTTCCGCGGCCAAATTTTTGGTTATATTCAATACCAGGGATTGCAATGGCGAGCAGAAACCCACACGTTGTTAGTAAATGATGCGCCGGTTGTCCCAACTGCCACGTATCAAATCGCGTTATTAGATCATCATTTGTTTATACCATTTTTCCCAACCCTAAATATTAGTGGTCAAACGGAAATCTTATTTAAAGAATTTTTACGGACCGTGGTCGGTGATTATTTGGCCACGCAGTTCCCACATCAAGAATAG
- a CDS encoding metallophosphoesterase produces the protein MQYFTSDTHFYHADLLGQNDFAPRLFPDVETMNQAIIDHWNARVTDQDTVYHLGDVALYFTRPAKLSYERVLAILTQCHGKIIFVKGNHDSRAFFKYLAAHDPQLNGGPKFEFHDVGVLIKYDHRQYYMTHYPMMMGIVKQIINLHGHIHHYSVNIKEDINVGVDTPETAYLDHKVPFGAPFSLAEIEQMVTGKAADFAKRQ, from the coding sequence ATGCAATACTTTACTTCAGACACGCATTTTTATCATGCGGACTTATTAGGACAAAATGATTTTGCACCGCGGCTGTTTCCAGACGTGGAGACGATGAATCAAGCGATTATTGACCATTGGAATGCGCGCGTCACTGATCAAGATACGGTTTATCATCTTGGGGATGTGGCCTTATATTTCACACGACCAGCTAAATTGTCTTATGAACGCGTGTTAGCCATTTTGACACAATGTCATGGTAAAATTATTTTCGTTAAAGGAAATCATGATTCGCGGGCATTTTTCAAATATTTGGCAGCTCACGATCCACAACTGAATGGTGGCCCTAAATTTGAATTTCATGATGTTGGCGTCTTGATCAAATATGATCATCGACAGTATTATATGACGCACTATCCAATGATGATGGGGATCGTGAAGCAGATTATCAACTTGCACGGTCATATTCATCACTATTCGGTCAACATTAAAGAGGATATCAATGTTGGGGTGGATACGCCGGAAACGGCCTATTTGGATCATAAAGTCCCATTTGGTGCCCCATTTTCACTCGCAGAAATTGAGCAAATGGTGACAGGAAAAGCGGCTGATTTTGCCAAGCGTCAATAA
- a CDS encoding amino acid permease — MTKASQQPEKAQLSRGLKSRHVQLIAIGGTIGTGLFLGAGQSIHLAGPSILIAYLVTGLVCFLLMRALGELLLSDLNTHSYIDFIKQYLGERTGFVAGWTYWVCWITIAMAEITAAGEYMQFWFPKLPQWIPGFVILILLLGLNSVNVSAFGETEFWFAIIKITAIVALILAGIAMVVFSVKTPVGHASLTNLVNYGGFLPHGMKGFVLSFQMVLFSFIGIEMVGMTASETEDPKTVIPRAIDNIPIRIILFYVGSLFFLMCMYPWRYFSAAHSPFVQVFTNLGISSAAAIINFVVLTAAASSCNSALFSTGRMLFSLTYDGKGKFAKHMGQLSTSQVPRNALRFSTLIIGLAVLLNLFMPGKVFSLIASVSTTCFIFIWGAIVLAHLAYRKKVGRHKSKRFRMPFFPFSDYLILAFLAFIMVVLCLKTETLIALGASLIWLVVLYVIKVVNERVHENEN, encoded by the coding sequence ATGACGAAAGCAAGTCAACAACCGGAGAAAGCCCAACTTTCTCGCGGATTAAAAAGTCGCCACGTGCAATTAATTGCAATCGGCGGCACGATTGGGACCGGACTGTTCTTAGGTGCCGGCCAATCCATCCACTTAGCCGGGCCATCCATCTTAATTGCGTATTTGGTGACCGGGCTCGTTTGTTTCTTATTGATGCGCGCATTAGGCGAATTATTATTATCGGATCTAAATACGCATTCTTATATTGATTTTATTAAACAATATCTCGGTGAACGGACCGGATTCGTGGCCGGTTGGACGTATTGGGTCTGCTGGATCACGATTGCGATGGCTGAAATCACGGCCGCTGGGGAATACATGCAGTTCTGGTTCCCAAAATTACCACAATGGATTCCGGGCTTTGTGATCTTGATCTTGTTACTAGGTTTAAATTCAGTGAACGTCTCAGCCTTTGGGGAGACTGAATTCTGGTTTGCCATCATTAAAATTACCGCAATCGTTGCGTTGATTTTGGCTGGGATCGCCATGGTGGTCTTTAGTGTTAAGACGCCAGTTGGGCATGCCAGTTTAACTAACTTAGTCAATTATGGCGGTTTTTTACCGCATGGCATGAAAGGTTTTGTTCTATCGTTTCAAATGGTGTTGTTTAGTTTTATTGGGATCGAAATGGTTGGGATGACGGCTTCCGAAACGGAAGACCCTAAAACGGTCATTCCTCGGGCCATTGATAATATTCCCATTCGAATCATCTTGTTTTATGTCGGGTCATTGTTCTTCCTGATGTGCATGTATCCTTGGCGATATTTCTCGGCGGCACACAGTCCATTCGTGCAGGTCTTTACGAACCTTGGGATTTCGTCAGCGGCTGCCATTATCAATTTTGTTGTGTTGACGGCGGCAGCTTCATCCTGTAACTCAGCGCTATTTAGTACCGGACGGATGTTATTTTCGTTGACGTATGATGGCAAGGGAAAGTTTGCCAAGCACATGGGCCAACTTTCAACGAGCCAAGTGCCACGTAATGCGCTCCGGTTTTCAACGTTGATCATCGGCCTAGCCGTATTGCTGAACTTGTTTATGCCAGGGAAAGTTTTCTCACTGATTGCCAGTGTTTCGACCACTTGTTTCATCTTTATTTGGGGAGCAATCGTGTTGGCCCACTTGGCTTATCGGAAAAAAGTCGGTCGCCACAAGTCTAAACGTTTTCGGATGCCGTTTTTCCCATTTTCAGATTATCTGATTTTAGCGTTTTTAGCTTTCATCATGGTCGTCCTTTGTTTGAAAACTGAGACCCTGATTGCGTTAGGCGCATCCTTGATTTGGTTAGTCGTCTTATATGTGATTAAAGTTGTGAATGAACGTGTTCATGAAAATGAAAATTAG
- a CDS encoding acetate/propionate family kinase yields the protein MGKTIAINAGSSTLKFKLFEMPQERVIASGAIERIGFESSPVHIRYGLDHKYRETESVPDHLTAVNIILDELIKLHIIATYDEITGVGHRVVAGGEIFKDSVLITDKVLTQIDSLAEYAPLHNPANAVGIRAFKRVLPDVPAVAVFDTSFHTSMPPVNYLYSLPYAYYEKYGARKFGAHGTSHRYVAGRAAKLMGRPLTALRLITLHLGAGSSITAIKNGQSLDTSMGFTPLAGITMATRSGDLDPSLMAFLMKKLDLKDPDDMLKILNTQSGLLGIAGSADMAELEARCDYDKMAKLAIDIFVNRIVKYIGAYLAEMQGADAIVITAGIGERDAKMRQRIAERLSYFGVAIDPHKNQVSGVERDLSTADAKIRTILIPTDEELMIARDVERVGHPKN from the coding sequence ATGGGGAAGACGATTGCTATTAATGCTGGCAGTTCGACCTTAAAGTTTAAATTATTTGAAATGCCACAAGAACGGGTGATTGCCAGCGGGGCGATCGAACGCATTGGTTTCGAGTCGTCGCCCGTACACATTCGTTATGGTCTGGATCACAAATATCGTGAAACGGAGTCCGTGCCTGATCATCTGACGGCGGTCAACATTATCTTGGATGAGTTGATCAAGTTGCATATTATCGCGACTTATGATGAGATTACCGGTGTCGGTCATCGGGTCGTCGCTGGTGGCGAAATTTTTAAAGATTCCGTGTTGATCACCGATAAAGTGTTGACCCAAATTGACAGTTTGGCTGAATATGCGCCGTTGCATAATCCGGCTAATGCGGTTGGTATTCGCGCGTTCAAGCGGGTCTTGCCAGACGTGCCAGCGGTGGCCGTTTTTGACACGTCCTTTCATACAAGTATGCCGCCGGTTAATTACTTATATTCATTACCATATGCGTATTATGAAAAATATGGGGCGCGGAAATTCGGCGCACATGGAACGAGTCATCGTTACGTTGCCGGTCGTGCAGCGAAGTTAATGGGGCGACCCTTAACAGCGTTGCGACTGATCACGTTGCATCTTGGCGCGGGTAGTTCGATTACGGCGATTAAAAATGGGCAAAGCCTGGATACGTCCATGGGATTCACGCCTTTGGCTGGGATTACAATGGCGACGCGTTCAGGTGATTTAGATCCGTCATTGATGGCGTTTCTCATGAAAAAATTGGACTTGAAAGATCCAGATGACATGTTGAAAATCTTAAATACGCAATCTGGTTTGCTGGGAATTGCGGGTTCCGCTGACATGGCCGAGCTCGAAGCGCGCTGTGATTATGATAAAATGGCTAAACTTGCCATTGATATCTTCGTCAATCGCATTGTGAAGTATATCGGGGCCTATTTGGCTGAAATGCAAGGCGCTGATGCAATCGTGATTACAGCTGGTATCGGTGAACGTGATGCGAAAATGCGGCAACGAATTGCAGAAAGGTTAAGTTATTTTGGGGTCGCGATTGATCCGCATAAGAACCAAGTGAGTGGGGTCGAACGGGATTTGAGCACAGCGGATGCGAAGATCCGGACGATTTTGATTCCAACGGATGAAGAATTGATGATTGCACGGGATGTTGAACGCGTGGGTCATCCTAAAAATTGA
- a CDS encoding class I SAM-dependent methyltransferase, translated as MGKDSRIFEEVSILAQAETETLFKVLDQSVTILMQQLSVSYVDALIETGDNLLAQTVQVEDGQPDQASVAKLTDLYQSVTLSQYDAETIRRALQLALLKAIHNDRVDPNHQMTPDSIGLLTAYLIAKLIGPNDQLSILDIAVGTGNLLTTVMNQLQPTRQAKIQGYGVDNDDNQLAIAAMSMDLQQSSVELFHQDAIDPLVMPKVTIAIGDLPVGYYPLDERAQAFKTSATNGHSYVHHLLMEQAMSQLQPGGWGVFLVPTNIFQSQEAQGLLKWMSSSAYLQGLLNLPTNLFLDEKSRKSVVVLQKHGAKAQQAGKVLLGEFPSFEDTRAFEAFTAQIDAWVGQNIIR; from the coding sequence ATGGGGAAGGATTCAAGAATTTTCGAAGAGGTGAGCATTCTGGCACAAGCAGAAACTGAAACATTATTTAAAGTCTTAGACCAATCAGTCACTATTTTAATGCAACAATTATCGGTTAGTTACGTCGATGCCTTGATCGAAACTGGTGATAATTTACTCGCTCAGACTGTTCAAGTTGAGGACGGGCAACCGGATCAAGCTAGTGTGGCTAAGCTGACCGACTTATATCAGTCCGTCACATTAAGTCAGTATGACGCTGAAACCATTCGGCGTGCCTTACAGTTAGCATTACTCAAAGCGATTCATAACGATCGTGTTGATCCAAATCATCAAATGACGCCGGATTCAATCGGGTTGTTGACCGCTTATCTGATTGCTAAGCTGATTGGACCCAACGACCAGCTCTCAATTTTAGATATCGCGGTCGGTACCGGTAATTTGTTGACGACCGTCATGAATCAGTTACAACCGACGCGTCAAGCAAAAATCCAAGGGTACGGGGTTGACAACGATGATAATCAATTAGCGATTGCGGCGATGAGCATGGATCTACAACAATCGTCGGTTGAGCTATTTCACCAAGATGCCATTGATCCGTTGGTGATGCCTAAGGTCACGATTGCCATTGGTGATTTGCCAGTGGGTTACTATCCGTTAGATGAGCGTGCACAGGCGTTCAAGACTAGCGCAACGAATGGCCATTCCTATGTACACCATTTATTGATGGAACAAGCCATGTCACAATTACAACCTGGTGGCTGGGGCGTGTTCCTGGTTCCGACAAATATTTTCCAATCACAGGAAGCACAAGGCTTGCTCAAATGGATGAGTTCGTCAGCGTATTTGCAAGGATTGTTGAACTTGCCAACGAATTTATTCTTAGATGAGAAATCTCGTAAGTCTGTCGTCGTGTTACAAAAACATGGTGCTAAGGCGCAACAAGCGGGTAAAGTTTTGTTAGGCGAGTTCCCATCTTTTGAAGATACGCGAGCTTTCGAAGCTTTCACAGCGCAGATTGATGCGTGGGTTGGTCAAAATATTATTCGCTAG
- a CDS encoding prepilin-type N-terminal cleavage/methylation domain-containing protein, whose amino-acid sequence MRRRAGFTLIEVVLALSVLLIVGKVMLRGQRQLLVATHRPIPAIQWYLMLHELENPAHQFRVEKFSERGVKLRAGDDRWYVLLWEPAPNQRLILLPNGHNRGRIELMSHVASFSFNADQQLRITISSGEVFKARLLLGKVAPSP is encoded by the coding sequence GTGCGTAGGCGGGCAGGATTTACCTTAATTGAAGTCGTCCTAGCATTAAGTGTGTTATTGATCGTTGGCAAAGTGATGCTACGTGGTCAGCGCCAATTATTGGTGGCTACGCATCGCCCGATTCCCGCAATTCAATGGTATCTGATGCTGCATGAACTGGAGAATCCAGCGCATCAATTTCGAGTGGAAAAGTTTAGCGAACGTGGGGTCAAATTAAGGGCGGGTGATGATCGCTGGTATGTTTTGTTATGGGAGCCGGCACCAAATCAACGTCTCATATTATTACCAAATGGGCACAATCGCGGTCGCATTGAGCTAATGAGCCACGTGGCCAGTTTTAGTTTCAATGCAGATCAACAGTTAAGAATCACGATCAGCAGTGGGGAAGTTTTCAAAGCTAGATTATTGTTAGGAAAGGTGGCACCATCACCATGA
- a CDS encoding type II secretion system protein: MTKYQDRRRHHGFILAETVLALAILVTGVSLSLGLETLMIRQERRQVQRIKQARYDYERVRLAQFDLRPLATGA; the protein is encoded by the coding sequence TTGACCAAATATCAGGATAGGCGGCGCCATCACGGTTTTATCCTAGCAGAGACCGTTTTAGCATTAGCGATATTAGTGACCGGCGTCAGTCTTAGCTTAGGTCTGGAGACTTTGATGATACGACAAGAGCGTCGCCAAGTGCAACGGATCAAACAGGCTCGCTATGATTACGAACGCGTTCGCTTAGCGCAATTTGACTTGCGTCCGCTGGCGACGGGTGCGTAG